The Cucurbita pepo subsp. pepo cultivar mu-cu-16 chromosome LG18, ASM280686v2, whole genome shotgun sequence nucleotide sequence gcatgggaacgggttgggtcgcgccgactatatgggcgtaggggtattcagcacacccctaggctagataccatgtagtcccagatagccatgtagaggtagcACCTCATAAAGAGATACTGACCATATTAGCTTGGCGTAAGGAACCTCTAGGCGTTTACTGAAAGGACGATGAACCGgtgaaacccaaggggcaagctCCAAGGGACTAAGATTAGAACTACATGTCCTAGAATCGAATTACGAAACCGTGGGGACctgttaaattaagatgcaaagagagcctacaagtaggtggcttattgagtataatttttatactcatccttgctatgttttcctttttttcaagAGCGCGAGGCGTCGGTCAAGGGTGAGGTGATGGAGACGGGGATTGTCACAGAGGAACGGGTTGTCTCGGGGCGTCAGTCCAgtctttattttgtgtttgcatacttttgaaatttatttctaaactgtcatgtgttttgttgtttgtcgtccaaaaactttattggaatttaaggattttctttatttcatatttaaatcactTGTGCATTTGTGTCTTGTCGTTAGTCACGATCCgtagtaaaatattgggtcGGGACAAATTTGGTATAAAAGTAGTCAGGTTATAGGTCTTGTAGACATTTAggatagagagtcgtgttctcTGTGACCTCGCTCGTCAAACACATGCAGCGTACGACCAGACGTTCTCACGCGACGAAAACATAGAGACAAAGGTTAAGCTAGTATTTATAGAGTATACCCTGACCGACTATGGCATTGTAATCGCACATTACCTAGGAGATGTGCTAAGAATGAATTGTAACCATAGTTCCTTTTTCTATTGTGGTAGATAATGGCACCAAAGAGATGTGAATCATATGTAGGGCTCGGACctagaaggggaagaagaaaggaagttTAGGACACCTCGGTTCCAACACCTGAAGAGGAACAGCCTGAATTTCAGGAGAAGGTTGGGGATACGCCCCAAACAAGCGAGGGGACAGTACCACAActatcaagaacaaaaagacgCCGAAGGAAGGCCAAGGCCCGAAGGCTGCTTGATACACCCCCTACTGCTCCCTTCTTTGAGGAGGTCCCATCGGGTCCAATCCCGTATGCAGCAGTCCCGATAAACCAGCCGTTAGCCATGCCCACAATAGAGATGTTTTAGACGTTCATGATGACCTCGATAGAAAATTAGGCTCTGACGAACCAGATGATACAAACCATGATGGCTAATCAGTCAACAGGGCAAGGGGGCAAGGATTTAGGGATTATGACTATGGAGTCCCGCTACTTAAGAGATTTGCAGAGGCACAAACCGCCTTCCTTTGACGGAGGCAAGGTGAATTCCATTGCCGCTGAGAACTGGCTAGAGGCCATAGAAACGGCCTTCCATTTTATGAACTGCCCGCTAAAGTATGTAGTCCATTGTGGGACATATATGTTGAAAGGAGAGGCGCACTTCTGGTGGAAGGGTGCTCAGAAGACCATTATACCACAAAGAGAGTTTATTACATGGTGTCAATTTAAAGATGCATACATCGACAAATACTACCCAATCACTACCAGAGTGAAAATGCAGACAACATTCCTCGCATTGAAACAGAGAGACAGATCAGTGGAGGAATATGACTTGGAGTTCAATAGGCTGGCGAGGTTTTCTCAAGCCTATGTTAGTTCTGAGAAGTTGAAGGGCGAACGATTTATCGCTGGCCTGAGGGAGGAACTAAGGGGGAATGTGGCANGGTCCCATCGGGTCCAATCCCGTATGCAGCAGTCCCGATAAACCAGCCGTTAGCCATGCCCACAATAGAGATGTTTTAGACGTTCATGATGACCTCGATAGAAAATTAGGCTCTGACGAACCAGATGATACAAACCATGATGGCTAATCAGTCAACAGGGCAAGGGGGCAAGGATTTAGGGATTATGACTATGGAGTCCCGCTACTTAAGAGATTTGCAGAGGCACAAACCGCCTTCCTTTGACGGAGGCAAGGTGAATTCCATTGCCGCTGAGAACTGGCTAGAGGCCATAGAAACGGCCTTCCATTTTATGAACTGCCCGCTAAAGTATGTAGTCCATTGTGGGACATATATGTTGAAAGGAGAGGCGCACTTCTGGTGGAAGGGTGCTCAGAAGACCATTATACCACAAAGAGAGTTTATTACATGGTGTCAATTTAAAGATGCATACATCGACAAATACTACCCAATCACTACCAGAGTGAAAATGCAGACAACATTCCTCGCATTGAAACAGAGAGACAGATCAGTGGAGGAATATGACTTGGAGTTCAATAGGCTGGCGAGGTTTTCTCAAGCCTATGTTAGTTCTGAGAAGTTGAAGGGCGAACGATTTATCGCTGGCCTGAGGGAGGAACTAAGGGGGAATGTGGCATCCGAGTCATCCTTCGTCTATGCGAAAGCCCTTCAGGTGGCGACCCTACTCGACGCGTCCCGCACCGACAAGCTGCAGCTGGGAATAGCACAATCATGCCACATTGCAGCCCAGGGAAAGGTGACAGACTCTAGCCACCCCAGAACTGGTAGACCGTCCTGTGGCCGCACTGATAAACGAAGAAGGGCCCCGGTACGGAACATGACCCTTTGTCCTAACTGTCGGTGCCCTCACACAGGGGAATGCAGAGCACAAACAGGCACCTGCTACAGATGCGGCCAGGTAGGGCACTTTGCCGTGGATTGCCCTCAGAGGAACGATCAGCGTGTCAATTGGCCTGCAGTACAGCATCAGAGGGGTCAAGCTGCTCAACATCAGTAGGGGCGAGCTGTAGCCCATGCAACAATAGCCAGGCAAGCTGACCAGCCTGACGCAGTTGTCACAGGTACGCTCCCCGTATTTGGCCATCTTGCTTTAGTATTGTTTGATTCGGGTTCGACACATTCATTCGTATCTGAGGAGTTTGTAGAGCTAGCACACCTAGAGAAAGAACTTTTAGAGATTACCCTATCAGTGTCCACCCCCTGCTCATGAGCTGTTGCTAGCTACCCATAGGGTTAAGGGAGATGGTGTAACAATATTAGGGCGTGTCATCGAAGCTACACTGATAGTGTTAAGCATGCAAGACTTCGATGTCATCTTGGGTATGGATTGGCTAGGCGAGAATTGCGTTTTGATAGATTCCGAGACTCGAATAGTGACTCTCAGGCTCCCGTCAGGGGACAACTTTACCTACAAGGGAGCCACTTCCAAAGGTGCCCCAAGCGTCATAATATCGCTAAGGGATAAGAAGCTGATTCGTAGTGGCGCAAGTGCATTTCTAGCCAGCGTGACCTTAGACAATAGTAACAAACAAATAACCTCATCGGTACACATCGTCAGGGAGTTCATAGATTTCTTTCCGGAGGATCTGCCAGGTTTGCCCCAAATTAGGGAAGTCAATTTTGGGATCGATTTAGAACCAGAAACTGTGCCGATCTCCAAGACACCTTATAGAATGGCATCTGCAGAACTtaggaaattgaagaaacagTTAGAGGAGCTGTTGGATAAGGGTTTCATCCGACCCAGTGTATCACCCTGGGGAGCCTCTGTTCTGTTtgtcaagaagaagaacaggTCCATGCGGTTGTGTATTGATTACAGGGAATTAAACAAGATCACTATAAAGAATAAGTACCCTCTCCCGAGAATTGACAACCTGTTTGATCAGCTACAGGGAGCAACAGTCTTCTCCAAAATTGACCTAAGGTCAGGGTATCATCAGTTGAGGGTCAGAGAAGGGGATATACCCAAGACAGCTTTCAAGAGTCGTTATGGACATTACGAGTTTCTCGTTATGTCCTTTGGCCTTACCAATGCACCAACAGTTTTCATGGAACTAATGAACAGGGTGTTTAAGGAATTCTTAGACACCTTTGTCATAGTGTTCATCGACGATATTCTAGTATACTCTAAGTCAGAGGCAGATCATGAAAAACACCTCAGAGAAGTCTTGACAATACTAAGAGCCCAGCAATTGTATGCCAAGTCTCCAAGTGCGAGTTTTGGTTATCTGAAGTAGCATTTCTGTGTCACGTGGTATCAAGCAAGAGGATTACAGTGGACCCAGCTAAGATAGAAGCAGTGATGAGGTGGCCACAGCCGACAACAGTCATGGAGGTGAGGAGTTTTCTAGGGCTAGCTGGATATTACAGAAGATTTGTCCAggatttctccaaaatttcctTAGCGCTTACTCAGCTAACCAAGAAGGGCAAGTCCTTTGCTTGGACTCCAACCTACGAACAAAGTTTCCAGGAACTCAAGAGTAGTTAGGGACCTATTGTTAAAATCATCATAGGAGTGGCCTCCAGCAGCCGGACGTTTGAAGGTCAGCAAACCCTCGAGTGTCATGTGAggcatgatcatcatcatagcGTACGCGTCCGTGCTCATCATCGCAAAAGGGAAGTAAGCCGATGtatatgaacacacataatacAAGAGGTCCCTATAGTTTTCCTCTTTAAATCATCCTTGTGACACAATCCTATACATCATTCACACATTATTTATGTAACATGCATTGGCCtttgttcatcatcattaacatcaatTAAGGTTGTGTAGATAACTCAtcgtcataatgcatcatgacatttaatacatgcacatcatcCTAATATGgaatatcatcatattaagtcatctcatcatcacCGTGTTTCGTTACCAATTCACAGTTCTAACTTATTTTAACTTGAACTTGGAAAATAGGATGTTATACTGGCCTCAATGACCTTAATTAATGTCAAAATCAGCTCCATAAGGGTCAAAAATTTAGGAATCAGTGTCAAAAGTATCAACCCTAGCTGAATAGCAGGTTTTTTAGCCGAAGAGTCGCGCTAAACCGAATTGAGTTGTAGGTTGTAGGCACAAAACGTGGCATGGGAAGGAGCTGATGTAGCACGATAGTGTTTCGGTTCGAGGTGCGAGTCTCCGATCAGCTGACGCAAGTGCGCGGATTTCAATGCTGGACCGTAGCTACTGGGGCTTACTTATGGGTTGTTGTAGCTGTCTAGACCGAGGGTATTTGCGTTGTTTGATTAGTGGCTCGAGTGggttaatgagtttataaaaatgatttgttgGGTTGTACTGAAAggttaaattgaattaaatagaACCCATTCGAATTTaaggttaattttaaaatataattatatagacatatatttatttcattttatttaattatataattacttttttattgtttattgtcAAATTActcataaataaatgttttacaaattaatattttgattttgattttctacCGAAAACTCTAAAGTCAACTCAATCAAATCTATAAATACTCTTAGCTTTGGGAAGGATAGGATTTCAAATTTGGTGATGTATCTTATTAATGGATTCTATCTATATTGGAGTTTAGTAATGCCATTAAAAAacctaaattctaattttattttttattttttactaaaagaaatggaaacaaaatgctaacaaacaaaacaaaagtatGCAACTCTTATAACAAACGCAaatgttcaaaaaaaaaatcttttatggATTTAGATTTTATTGCTATATATGAACATAGAAATACTAACTTTGTATAAACTTTCCTTTTAAACAACTAAAGTAGTACTAAACAAAACATGGTTGGGAAAGGAATGAATTGTctaaaatagaataacaaAGTATAACGATCCTAATTTCTAAAGGAAACCATAAGCACTACTATGtaagtaatttattttttttttatgcgaaaatatttgtttaaaacatttcataaaaCGATATCATGGTCTTATACGTTTAAATAGAATAGGAGTCTTAAA carries:
- the LOC111780470 gene encoding uncharacterized protein LOC111780470 codes for the protein MANQSTGQGGKDLGIMTMESRYLRDLQRHKPPSFDGGKVNSIAAENWLEAIETAFHFMNCPLKYVVHCGTYMLKGEAHFWWKGAQKTIIPQREFITWCQFKDAYIDKYYPITTRVKMQTTFLALKQRDRSVEEYDLEFNRLARFSQAYVSSEKLKGERFIAGLREELRGNVAXSHRVQSRMQQSR